A genomic region of Gadus macrocephalus chromosome 5, ASM3116895v1 contains the following coding sequences:
- the LOC132457701 gene encoding filamin-A-interacting protein 1-like isoform X2 has protein sequence MSLSVCGDGWFNLCKLITQCATGVQPHPAPESNQTRPGEAASTSHHPHTRSTYDITLAPKHLFKVKVPKGKDQHSTSRLKKLLENEKAYQAKKEREHSKRLAKVREELVKLKSFALMLVDERQLHLEQMDKHGQHVQELGLQLQQREQALGEAGTRAQEDSQRAVGLETELREKSSTFTQQHEEMSAKLADQEAQNRQLDAKLSGLVHQVAELEESNKTLKKSEDELQELREKISKGECGNSTLITELENLRKRVLEMEGKDEEITKTERQCKELRKRFQDEDSKSKVLRLEVEKLQKRMVELERLEGAFSISKTECTQLNTALEREKGLTKELSDELVALRIRMKEVESSELRLEKSELSLKDDLSKLKSLTVALMDERKNLMDRMKSEEKKKEDLGNMFKIEQRKVTEVTERLIDESKKFLKLKSEMGNKVETLTSENRELSTKILNELDTNKDLNCKINQLKKRLDGLDPAEKSPLKNIGRCELGRGSGSAIADDNKLVELTFEIEQLKKRLKQLEVVEGDLIKTEDQCDLLEKKFLTEQDKANILSRQIEEMRSQIARNKAIEKGEEDCPREDLQQCCKREEAMTKDLQADVVALKEKIHELMNKEDQLSQLQLDYSVLQQRFLEEEEKAKNMSIEVIHLTKELDVTKRQSRALRPSMNGRRMMDIAMTSTAVQTDVLPMDTAEEDCPAVFIRKSVQEENHIMNNFRQKCLKKSSEKLSALERSPSSTSDMGVKKSWIPWMRKKETAPSGNSLEKPLHVNGDALPTELTMIQKQGQPVHIRVTPDHQNSTATLEISSPTGDSFFSSSVPLSPNSSHPKSKITIIPTHSASNQRVKSFTGIRGPERAKSPVTITTISRAKSPDGGRVCSAASGRPLSPISITTVSTAVVPDHSASPEPQEMTMGRAVFKVTPEKQMVPVAIRKCHTNLITTSEDSKIHIHLGNSAGPKMVVRPVAEGKEMTLSTGTVLRSPRQITTTSTTTARATAIKASNSITITPVSSSSRPSQSMTGHEAQTTRTGLTRIPMSKNLKTGKTVLGMSGGVRLESQSMRIEVKKSTVNSGALQNGGKA, from the exons AtgtccctgagtgtgtgtggtgacggttggtttaacctgtgcaaattgattactcaatgtgcaacaggtgtgcagcctcacccagccccagagtccaatcagactcggccaggtgaggctgcttcaaccagccaccatccacacacacgctcaacatATGACATCACTCTTGCTCCTAAACACTTATTCAAAGTGAAGGTCCCAAAAGGTAAAGATCAACATTCAACCTCAAG ATTGAAGAAGTTACTCGAGAACGAGAAAGCTTACCAGGCcaagaaggagagggagcacTCCAAGCGACTGGCCAAGGTGCGCGAGGAGCTGGTGAAGCTAAAGTCCTTTGCCCTGATGCTGGTGGATGAGCGGCAACTTCACCTGGAGCAGATGGACAAACACGGGCAGCACGTCCAGGAGCTAGgcctgcagctgcagcagcgGGAACAGGCCCTCGGTGAAGCCGGCACCCGTGCCCAGGAGGACAGCCAAAGGGCGGTGGGTCTGGAGACCGAGCTCCGGGAGAAATCATCCACGTTCACCCAGCAGCATGAGGAGATGAGCGCCAAGCTGGCCGACCAGGAGGCCCAGAACCGCCAGCTCGACGCCAAACTTTCAGGTCTTGTGCACCAGGTGGCGGAGCTTGAGGAGAGCAACAAGACGCTGAAGAAATCGGAGGATGAGCTGCAGGAGCTGAGAGAGAAGATCAGCAAAGGCGAGTGTGGAAACTCCACGCTGATCACTGAGCTGGAGAACCTGCGGAAGCGGGTGCTGGAGATGGAGGGTAAGGATGAGGAGATCACCAAGACTGAGAGGCAGTGCAAAGAGCTGAGGAAGAGGTTCCAGGACGAGGACAGCAAGAGCAAAGTCCTccggctggaggtggagaagctcCAGAAGAGAATGGTGGAACTAGAGAGGCTGGAGGGTGCGTTCAGCATCAGCAAGACTGAATGTACCCAGTTGAACACTGCACTGGAAAGGGAGAAGGGGCTGACGAAGGAGCTGTCGGATGAGCTGGTAGCTCTGCGGATTCGAATGAAAGAGGTTGAGTCTTCCGAGTTGCGGCTAGAAAAGTCTGAACTGAGCCTCAAAGATGACCTGAGTAAACTGAAGTCGTTGACAGTTGCTTTGATGGATGAAAGAAAGAATCTAATGGATAGGATGAAGTCcgaggagaagaaaaaggaggATTTAGGCAATATGTTCAAAATTGAACAGAGAAAGGTTACGGAGGTCACTGAAAGACTAATAGATGAGAGCAAAAAGTTCCTGAAGTTAAAATCTGAAATGGGGAACAAAGTAGAAACTCTAACCAGTGAGAATAGAGAGTTGAGCACCAAAATATTGAATGAATTGGATACAAATAAAGACCTAAACTGCAAGATCAACCAACTGAAAAAGAGGTTAGATGGGTTGGACCCAGCAGAAAAGTCACCGCTTAAAAACATAGGAAGATGTGAACTGGGTAGAGGATCTGGCTCTGCCATAGCAGATGACAACAAATTAGTGGAACTGACCTTTGAAATTGAACAGCTGAAGAAACGCCTCAAACAACTCGAGGTGGTAGAGGGCGACTTGATCAAGACGGAGGATCAGTGCGACCTCTTAGAGAAAAAGTTCCTCACCGAACAAGACAAGGCTAACATCCTCTCCCGGCAGATTGAAGAAATGAGGAGTCAGATCGCACGGAACAAAGCTatagagaaaggagaggaggattgTCCCAGAGAAGATCTCCAACAATGCTGTAAGCGAGAGGAGGCCATGACCAAAGACCTCCAAGCTGACGTTGTGGCTCTCAAGGAGAAGATCCATGAGCTCATGAACAAAGAAGACCAGCTGTCTCAGCTCCAGCTAGATTACTCAGTGCTGCAGCAAAGGTTcttggaagaagaggagaaagccAAGAACATGAGCATCGAGGTCATTCACCTGACCAAAGAGCTGGACGTGACTAAACGACAAAGCCGAGCCTTAAGGCCCAGCATGAATGGGAGGAGGATGATGGACATCGCTATGACTTCGACGGCAGTGCAGACGGACGTGTTGCCCATGGATACGGCAGAGGAGGATTGCCCAGCTGTTTTCATCAGGAAGTCGGTCCAAGAAGAGAATCATATCATGAACAACTTCAGACAGAAGTGTCTCAAGAAGTCATCTGAAAAGCTCAGTGCCCTTGAACGCAGCCCTTCATCCACCAGTGACATGGGTGTAAAGAAGTCTTGGATCCCATGGATGAGGAAAAAGGAGACGGCCCCGTCAGGGAACAGCCTAGAAAAGCCATTGCACGTCAATGGAGACGCTTTGCCCACTGAACTGACAATGATCCAGAAACAAGGACAGCCAGTGCACATCCGGGTGACGCCCGATCACCAGAACAGCACCGCGACCTTGGAGATCAGCAGCCCCACGGGTGACAGCTTCTTCTCCAGCTCTGTCCCACTCAGCCCCAACTCGTCTCACCCCAAGTCTAAAATCACAATCATTCCCACCCACTCTGCATCCAACCAGAGGGTGAAGTCTTTCACTGGGATCCGAGGCCCAGAGAGAGCAAAGTCCCCGGTCACAATCACGACAATATCCAGGGCCAAGTCCCCCGATGGCGGCAGGGTCTGCTCCGCCGCATCGGGGAGGCCCTTGTCACCGATCTCCATCACGACGGTGAGCACGGCTGTCGTACCCGACCACTCGGCCTCTCCGGAACCCCAGGAGATGACCATGGGCCGTGCCGTGTTCAAGGTCACGCCAGAAAAGCAGATGGTCCCGGTGGCCATCAGGAAGTGCCACACTAACCTCATCACCACCAGTGAAGACAGCAAGATACACATCCACCTAGGTAACAGCGCCGGCCCCAAAATGGTCGTCAGACCCGTGGCGGAGGGCAAAGAGATGACCTTGTCCACCGGGACAGTTTTGCGTTCGCCGCGTCaaatcaccaccaccagcaccaccacggcCAGGGCCACCGCCATCAAGGCCAGCAATAGTATAACCATCACTCCCGTGTCATCAAGCAGTCGGCCTTCACAAAGCATG ACCGGGCATGAAGCCCAAACCACTCGTACCGGGTTGACCCGGATCCCCATGTCCAAGAACCTGAAGACGGGGAAGACGGTGCTGGGCATGTCCGGTGGAGTGAGGCTAGAGAGTCAGTCCATGAGGATAGAGGTGAAGAAGTCCACGGTGAACAGCGGTGCCCTTCAAAATGGAGGAAAGGCCTAA
- the LOC132457701 gene encoding filamin-A-interacting protein 1-like isoform X3 — protein MHNRCAASPSHGVPSVRLGPGEAASTSNHPYHSTRLKKLLENEKAYQAKKEREHSKRLAKVREELVKLKSFALMLVDERQLHLEQMDKHGQHVQELGLQLQQREQALGEAGTRAQEDSQRAVGLETELREKSSTFTQQHEEMSAKLADQEAQNRQLDAKLSGLVHQVAELEESNKTLKKSEDELQELREKISKGECGNSTLITELENLRKRVLEMEGKDEEITKTERQCKELRKRFQDEDSKSKVLRLEVEKLQKRMVELERLEGAFSISKTECTQLNTALEREKGLTKELSDELVALRIRMKEVESSELRLEKSELSLKDDLSKLKSLTVALMDERKNLMDRMKSEEKKKEDLGNMFKIEQRKVTEVTERLIDESKKFLKLKSEMGNKVETLTSENRELSTKILNELDTNKDLNCKINQLKKRLDGLDPAEKSPLKNIGRCELGRGSGSAIADDNKLVELTFEIEQLKKRLKQLEVVEGDLIKTEDQCDLLEKKFLTEQDKANILSRQIEEMRSQIARNKAIEKGEEDCPREDLQQCCKREEAMTKDLQADVVALKEKIHELMNKEDQLSQLQLDYSVLQQRFLEEEEKAKNMSIEVIHLTKELDVTKRQSRALRPSMNGRRMMDIAMTSTAVQTDVLPMDTAEEDCPAVFIRKSVQEENHIMNNFRQKCLKKSSEKLSALERSPSSTSDMGVKKSWIPWMRKKETAPSGNSLEKPLHVNGDALPTELTMIQKQGQPVHIRVTPDHQNSTATLEISSPTGDSFFSSSVPLSPNSSHPKSKITIIPTHSASNQRVKSFTGIRGPERAKSPVTITTISRAKSPDGGRVCSAASGRPLSPISITTVSTAVVPDHSASPEPQEMTMGRAVFKVTPEKQMVPVAIRKCHTNLITTSEDSKIHIHLGNSAGPKMVVRPVAEGKEMTLSTGTVLRSPRQITTTSTTTARATAIKASNSITITPVSSSSRPSQSMTGHEAQTTRTGLTRIPMSKNLKTGKTVLGMSGGVRLESQSMRIEVKKSTVNSGALQNGGKA, from the exons atgcacaacaggtgtgcagcctcacccagccacGGAGTCCCTTCAGTcagactcgggccaggtgaggctgcttcaaccagcaaTCATCCATACCACTCCACAAG ATTGAAGAAGTTACTCGAGAACGAGAAAGCTTACCAGGCcaagaaggagagggagcacTCCAAGCGACTGGCCAAGGTGCGCGAGGAGCTGGTGAAGCTAAAGTCCTTTGCCCTGATGCTGGTGGATGAGCGGCAACTTCACCTGGAGCAGATGGACAAACACGGGCAGCACGTCCAGGAGCTAGgcctgcagctgcagcagcgGGAACAGGCCCTCGGTGAAGCCGGCACCCGTGCCCAGGAGGACAGCCAAAGGGCGGTGGGTCTGGAGACCGAGCTCCGGGAGAAATCATCCACGTTCACCCAGCAGCATGAGGAGATGAGCGCCAAGCTGGCCGACCAGGAGGCCCAGAACCGCCAGCTCGACGCCAAACTTTCAGGTCTTGTGCACCAGGTGGCGGAGCTTGAGGAGAGCAACAAGACGCTGAAGAAATCGGAGGATGAGCTGCAGGAGCTGAGAGAGAAGATCAGCAAAGGCGAGTGTGGAAACTCCACGCTGATCACTGAGCTGGAGAACCTGCGGAAGCGGGTGCTGGAGATGGAGGGTAAGGATGAGGAGATCACCAAGACTGAGAGGCAGTGCAAAGAGCTGAGGAAGAGGTTCCAGGACGAGGACAGCAAGAGCAAAGTCCTccggctggaggtggagaagctcCAGAAGAGAATGGTGGAACTAGAGAGGCTGGAGGGTGCGTTCAGCATCAGCAAGACTGAATGTACCCAGTTGAACACTGCACTGGAAAGGGAGAAGGGGCTGACGAAGGAGCTGTCGGATGAGCTGGTAGCTCTGCGGATTCGAATGAAAGAGGTTGAGTCTTCCGAGTTGCGGCTAGAAAAGTCTGAACTGAGCCTCAAAGATGACCTGAGTAAACTGAAGTCGTTGACAGTTGCTTTGATGGATGAAAGAAAGAATCTAATGGATAGGATGAAGTCcgaggagaagaaaaaggaggATTTAGGCAATATGTTCAAAATTGAACAGAGAAAGGTTACGGAGGTCACTGAAAGACTAATAGATGAGAGCAAAAAGTTCCTGAAGTTAAAATCTGAAATGGGGAACAAAGTAGAAACTCTAACCAGTGAGAATAGAGAGTTGAGCACCAAAATATTGAATGAATTGGATACAAATAAAGACCTAAACTGCAAGATCAACCAACTGAAAAAGAGGTTAGATGGGTTGGACCCAGCAGAAAAGTCACCGCTTAAAAACATAGGAAGATGTGAACTGGGTAGAGGATCTGGCTCTGCCATAGCAGATGACAACAAATTAGTGGAACTGACCTTTGAAATTGAACAGCTGAAGAAACGCCTCAAACAACTCGAGGTGGTAGAGGGCGACTTGATCAAGACGGAGGATCAGTGCGACCTCTTAGAGAAAAAGTTCCTCACCGAACAAGACAAGGCTAACATCCTCTCCCGGCAGATTGAAGAAATGAGGAGTCAGATCGCACGGAACAAAGCTatagagaaaggagaggaggattgTCCCAGAGAAGATCTCCAACAATGCTGTAAGCGAGAGGAGGCCATGACCAAAGACCTCCAAGCTGACGTTGTGGCTCTCAAGGAGAAGATCCATGAGCTCATGAACAAAGAAGACCAGCTGTCTCAGCTCCAGCTAGATTACTCAGTGCTGCAGCAAAGGTTcttggaagaagaggagaaagccAAGAACATGAGCATCGAGGTCATTCACCTGACCAAAGAGCTGGACGTGACTAAACGACAAAGCCGAGCCTTAAGGCCCAGCATGAATGGGAGGAGGATGATGGACATCGCTATGACTTCGACGGCAGTGCAGACGGACGTGTTGCCCATGGATACGGCAGAGGAGGATTGCCCAGCTGTTTTCATCAGGAAGTCGGTCCAAGAAGAGAATCATATCATGAACAACTTCAGACAGAAGTGTCTCAAGAAGTCATCTGAAAAGCTCAGTGCCCTTGAACGCAGCCCTTCATCCACCAGTGACATGGGTGTAAAGAAGTCTTGGATCCCATGGATGAGGAAAAAGGAGACGGCCCCGTCAGGGAACAGCCTAGAAAAGCCATTGCACGTCAATGGAGACGCTTTGCCCACTGAACTGACAATGATCCAGAAACAAGGACAGCCAGTGCACATCCGGGTGACGCCCGATCACCAGAACAGCACCGCGACCTTGGAGATCAGCAGCCCCACGGGTGACAGCTTCTTCTCCAGCTCTGTCCCACTCAGCCCCAACTCGTCTCACCCCAAGTCTAAAATCACAATCATTCCCACCCACTCTGCATCCAACCAGAGGGTGAAGTCTTTCACTGGGATCCGAGGCCCAGAGAGAGCAAAGTCCCCGGTCACAATCACGACAATATCCAGGGCCAAGTCCCCCGATGGCGGCAGGGTCTGCTCCGCCGCATCGGGGAGGCCCTTGTCACCGATCTCCATCACGACGGTGAGCACGGCTGTCGTACCCGACCACTCGGCCTCTCCGGAACCCCAGGAGATGACCATGGGCCGTGCCGTGTTCAAGGTCACGCCAGAAAAGCAGATGGTCCCGGTGGCCATCAGGAAGTGCCACACTAACCTCATCACCACCAGTGAAGACAGCAAGATACACATCCACCTAGGTAACAGCGCCGGCCCCAAAATGGTCGTCAGACCCGTGGCGGAGGGCAAAGAGATGACCTTGTCCACCGGGACAGTTTTGCGTTCGCCGCGTCaaatcaccaccaccagcaccaccacggcCAGGGCCACCGCCATCAAGGCCAGCAATAGTATAACCATCACTCCCGTGTCATCAAGCAGTCGGCCTTCACAAAGCATG ACCGGGCATGAAGCCCAAACCACTCGTACCGGGTTGACCCGGATCCCCATGTCCAAGAACCTGAAGACGGGGAAGACGGTGCTGGGCATGTCCGGTGGAGTGAGGCTAGAGAGTCAGTCCATGAGGATAGAGGTGAAGAAGTCCACGGTGAACAGCGGTGCCCTTCAAAATGGAGGAAAGGCCTAA
- the LOC132457702 gene encoding cell cycle control protein 50A-like, protein MMASGYNAKEEDGHHSGAPGNGGAGAVKSKKPDNTAFKQQRLPAWQPILTAGTVLPAFFVIGLIFIPIGIGLFVTSNNIKEFEIDYTGIEASSPCYNCAQNYSWNSTSSCTCKVPFTLEQPFESNVFMYYGLSNFYQNHRRYVKSRDDSQLNGDLTSLKSPSKECDPYRTSDGLPIAPCGAIANSLFNDTLELYHLSNGTRTAVVLMKKGIAWWTDKNVKFRNPGGNANLTVAFQGTSKPVNWRTPVFELDPNDPDNNGFINEDFIVWMRTAALPTFRKLYRIIQKKVDAPTLASGKYELEVSYNYPVRSFDGRKRVILSTISWMGGKNPFLGIAYITVGSVCFFLAVVLLIIHHKYDNRCSSADIPN, encoded by the exons ATGATGGCGTCAGGCTACAACGCCAAGGAAGAGGACGGACATCACTCGGGTGCTCCGGGCAATGGTGGAGCAGGAGCTGTCAAAAGCAAAAAGCCGGACAACACGGCGTTCAAGCAGCAGAGGTTACCTGCGTGGCAGCCCATCTTGACGGCTGGCACCGTACTGCCCGCTTTCTTTGTCATCGGCCTCATCTTCATCCCCATTGGCATCGGCTTGTTTGTGACTTCGAATAACATCAAGGAGTTCGAG ATTGATTACACAGGTATCGAGGCGTCCAGTCCATGCTACAACTGCGCTCAGAACTACAGCTGGAACAGCACGAGTTCCTGCACCTGTAAAGTGCCTTTCACCCTTGAACAACCCTTTGAG AGCAATGTGTTCATGTACTACGGCCTATCCAACTTCTATCAAAATCACAGACGCTACGTCAAGTCAAGAGACGACAGCCAGCTGAACGGTGATCTGACATCATTAAAG AGCCCGAGCAAGGAATGTGATCCCTACCGAACGAGCGATGGCCTTCCTATTGCTCCATGTGGCGCCATCGCTAACAGCCTTTTCAACG ACACTCTAGAGCTGTACCACCTGAGCAACGGCACCAGGACTGCTGTTGTTCTGATGAAGAAGGGTATCGCCTGGTGGACCGACAAGAACGTCAAGTTCAGGAACCCGGGTGGAAATGCCAACCTCACCGTTGCCTTCCAAG GCACATCGAAGCCGGTGAACTGGAGGACGCCCGTGTTCGAGTTGGACCCCAACGACCCCGACAACAACGGCTTCATCAACGAGGACTTCATCGTGTGGATGCGCACGGCCGCCCTGCCCACCTTCCGCAAGCTGTACCGCATCATCCAGAAGAAGGTGGATGCCCCCACGCTGGCCAGTGGCAAATATGAGCTGGAGGTCTCCTACA ATTACCCCGTGCGCAGCTTCGACGGCCGTAAGCGCGTGATCCTGAGCACCATCTCGTGGATGGGCGGCAAGAACCCCTTCCTGGGCATCGCCTACATCACGGTGGGGTCGGTCTGCTTCTTCCTGGCCGTGGTGCTGCTCATCATCCACCACAAGTACGACAACCGCTGCAGCAGCGCCGACATTCCCAACTGA